The following proteins are encoded in a genomic region of Glycine max cultivar Williams 82 chromosome 18, Glycine_max_v4.0, whole genome shotgun sequence:
- the LOC100780239 gene encoding ARF guanine-nucleotide exchange factor GNOM has translation MGRLKLQAGINAIEEEEPEECDAAYPNKTTLACMINSEIGAVLAVMRRNVRWGGRYMSGDDQLEHSLIQSFKTVRRQIFSWHHHQWQAINPALYLQPFLDVIRSDETGAPITSVALSSVYKILTLDVIDHNTVNVEDAMHLVVDAVTSCRFEVTDPSSEEVVLMKILQVLLACMKSKASIMLSNQHVCTIVNTCFRIVHQAGSKGELLQQIARYTMHELVRCIFSHLQDVGNTDHALVNGSTNLKQETGGLDNEYAFGSRQSENGSMTSEYDNQSLSTNSAPNAASVVKTTVMDENTAITITGKEGGPHDMHLMTEPYGVPCMVEIFHFLCSLLNVVEHTGMGPRSNTLAFDEDVPLFALNLINSAIELGGPSICRHPRLLSLIQDELFHNLMQFGLSTSPLILSMVCSIVLNLYHHLRTELKLQLEAFFSCVILRLAQSRYGASYQQQEVAMEALVDFCRQKTFMVDMYANFDCDITCSNVFEDLANLLSKSAFPVNCPLSAMHILALDGLIAVIQGMAERIANGSVSSEYSPVNLEEYTPFWMVKCENYNDPNHWVPFVRRRKYIKRRLMIGADHFNRDPKKGLEFLQGTHLLPDKLDPQSVACFFRYTAGLDKNLVGDFLGNHDEFCVQVLHEFAGTFDFQDMNLDTALRLFLETFRLPGESQKIHRVLEAFSERYYEQSPHILANKDAALVLSYSMIMLNTDQHNVQVKKKMTEEDFIRNNRHINGGNDLPREMLTEIYHSICKNEIRTIPEQGVGFPEMTPSRWIDLMHKSKKTAPFIVSDSKAYLDHDMFAIMSGPTIAAISVVFDHAEQEEVYQTCMDGFLAIAKISACHHLEDVLDDLVVSLCKFTTLLNPSSVEEPVLAFGDDMKARLATVTVFTIANRYGDYIRTGWRNILDCILRLHKLGLLPARVASDAADESELSAETVHGKPIMNSLSSAHMQSIGTPRRSSGLMGRFSQLLSLDTEEPRSQPTEQQLAAHQRTLQTIQKCHIDSIFTESKFLQAESLLQLARALIWAAGRPQKGNSTPEDEDTAVFCLELLIAITLNNRDRIGILWQGVYEHISNIVQSTVMPCALVEKAVFGLLRICQRLLPYKENIADELLRSLQLVLKLDARVADAYCEQITQEVSRLVKANASHIRSQLGWRTITSLLSITARHIEASEAGFDALLFIMSDGTHLLPANYILCVDTARQFAESRVGQAERSVRALDLMAGSVNCLAQWTSEAKGAMEEEQMSKLSQDIGEMWLRLVQGLRKVCLDQREEVRNHALLSLQKCLTGADGIYLPYSLWLQCFDLVIFTVLDDLLEIAQGHSQKDYRNMEGTLILAMKLLSKVFLQLLPELSQLTTFCKLWLGVLTRMEKYIKVKVRGKRSEKLQETMPELLKNSLLVMKMRGILAQRSALGGDSLWELTWLHVNNISPSLQLEVFPEQDSEHLQHKQGESIGGTVPDEKVSMPSSETASREDAGIVG, from the exons ATGGGACGTCTGAAGCTGCAAGCTGGTATcaatgcaatagaggaagaggaaCCTGAGGAATGTGATGCTGCCTATCCTAACAAAACAACTTTGGCATGCATGATCAATTCAGAGATTGGTGCTGTTTTGGCGGTCATGAGAAGAAATGTAAGATGGGGAGGTCGTTATATGTCTGGCGATGATCAGCTGGAACACTCTCTTATTCAGTCTTTTAAGACAGTAAGGAGACAAATCTTTTCGTGGCACCACCATCAGTGGCAAGCTATTAACCCTGCCTTGTATCTACAGCCGTTTTTAGATGTAATTAGGTCTGATGAAACTGGTGCCCCAATTACTAGTGTTGCTTTGTCATCTGTTTACAAGATTTTGACTCTTGATGTGATCGATCATAATACTGTCAATGTTGAGGATGCCATGCACTTGGTTGTTGATGCTGTCACTAGCTGCAGATTTGAGGTCACTGATCCTTCTTCGGAAGAAGTTGTTTTAATGAAGATACTACAAGTTCTTCTAGCTTGTATGAAAAGTAAAGCATCTATAATGCTGAGTAACCAACATGTTTGCACCATAGTGAATACTTGTTTCCGGATTGTTCATCAAGCAGGAAGTAAAGGTGAGTTGTTGCAGCAGATAGCACGGTACACAATGCATGAACTTGTAAGGTGTATTTTCTCTCACCTTCAAGATGTTGGCAACACAGACCATGCATTGGTTAATGGGAGCACTAATTTGAAACAGGAG ACCGGAGGCCTAGATAATGAGTATGCGTTTGGAAGTAGACAATCGGAGAATGGCAGCATGACTTCTGAATATGATAATCAGTCATTATCTACAAACTCTGCTCCCAATGCTGCAAGTGTTGTGAAAACAACTGTGATGGACGAAAACACAGCGATAACTATTACTGGAAAGGAGGGTGGACCACATGACATGCATCTCATGACTGAACCATATGGTGTTCCTTGCATGGTGGAAATATTTCACTTTTTGTGTTCTTTGCTGAATGTTGTCGAGCATACAGGAATGGGTCCTAGATCAAACACACTAGCATTTGATGAAGATGTGCCTCTCTTTgccttaaatttaattaattcagcaATAGAACTTGGAGGACCTTCTATTTGTCGTCACCCAAGGTTGCTGAGCTTAATCCAGGATGAATTGTTTCATAATCTGATGCAGTTTGGTTTGTCAACGAGTCCCCTTATACTTTCGATGGTGTGTAGCATTGTTCTCAATTTGTATCATCATCTTCGTACAGAACTCAAATTACAGCTGGAAGCATTTTTTTCTTGTGTCATTTTGAGACTTGCACAAAGCAGATATGGGGCTTCATACCAGCAGCAAGAGGTAGCCATGGAGGCCCTTGTTGACTTCTGTAGGCAAAAGACATTTATGGTAGATATGTATGCTAATTTTGACTGTGACATAACTTGCAGTAATGTCTTTGAAGACCTTGCTAATTTATTGTCCAAAAGTGCATTTCCTGTGAATTGTCCATTGTCTGCCATGCATATTCTTGCTTTGGATGGTCTTATTGCTGTTATACAGGGAATGGCTGAAAGGATAGCCAATGGATCTGTAAGCTCAGAATATTCTCCAGTTAATCTTGAAGAGTATACTCCATTCTGGatggttaaatgtgagaattaTAATGATCCAAATCATTGGGTTCCTTTTGTCCGCCGAAGAAAGTACATAAAGAGAAGACTGATGATTGGTGCTGACCACTTTAATCGTGATCCTAAGAAAGGTCTAGAGTTTCTCCAAGGAACACATCTTTTGCCTGACAAACTTGATCCCCAAAGTGTTGCCTGCTTCTTCAGATACACTGCTGGGTTGGATAAGAATCTTGTTGGTGATTTCCTTGGAAATCATGATGAATTCTGTGTTCAGGTTCTTCATGAATTTGCTGGAACATTTGATTTCCAAGACATGAACTTAGACACAGCTCTGCGTCTATTCTTGGAGACTTTCAGACTTCCTGGAGAATCACAAAAGATACATAGGGTGCTTGAAGCTTTCTCTGAGAGATATTATGAACAATCGCCACATATCCTAGCTAACAAGGATGCTGCTCTTGTGTTATCATACTCAATGATAATGCTTAATACAGATCAGCACAATGTGCAAGTTAAAAAGAAGATGACAGAAGAGGATTTTATCCGGAATAATAGGCATATAAATGGTGGCAATGATCTGCCTCGAGAAATGCTGACAGAGATTTACCATTCAATTTGTAAGAATGAAATTCGCACAATCCCTGAACAAGGTGTTGGATTTCCTGAAATGACACCAAGTCGGTGGATTGATCTAATGCATAAGTCCAAAAAAACTGCTCCATTTATTGTATCTGATTCTAAGGCCTACCTTGATCATGATATGTTTGCCATAATGTCAGGCCCAACGATTGCTGCCATCTCTGTGGTATTTGATCATGCTGAACAGGAAGAGGTATACCAAACATGTATGGATGGGTTCTTAGCTATTGCTAAAATTTCAGCTTGCCATCATCTTGAAGATGTTCTTGATGATCTGGTAGTGTCGCTTTGCAAGTTCACTACACTTTTAAACCCATCATCAGTTGAGGAACCAGTCCTTGCCTTTGGAGATGACATGAAAGCAAGACTAGCAACTGTGACAGTATTCACTATAGCAAACAGGTATGGGGATTACATACGCACAGGTTGGAGAAATATTCTTGATTGCATCTTAAGACTGCACAAGCTTGGTCTTCTTCCTGCCCGTGTTGCCAGTGATGCAGCTGACGAATCAGAGCTTTCTGCTGAAACTGTGCATGGAAAGCCTATTATGAATTCTTTATCCTCAGCTCATATGCAATCTATTGGCACTCCAAGGAGATCCTCGGGATTGATGGGTAGATTTAGTCAACTCTTATCTCTTGACACTGAGGAACCAAGATCACAACCTACTGAACAACAACTTGCTGCTCATCAGCGCACCCTACAAACCATACAGAAGTGTCATATTGACAGCATATTCACGGAGAGTAAATTCCTGCAAGCTGAATCTCTATTGCAGCTAGCAAGAGCACTCATTTGGGCTGCGGGGAGACCACAAAAAGGGAACAGCACACCCGAGGATGAAGATACAGCAGTTTTCTGCCTGGAGTTGCTGATTGCAATCACTTTGAATAACAGGGATAGAATTGGGATTCTTTGGCAGGGTGTGTATGAACACATATCCAACATTGTTCAGTCAACTGTAATGCCCTGTGCCCTGGTAGAGAAGGCTGTTTTTGGACTCCTGCGGATTTGCCAGCGGTTGCTTCCCTACAAGGAGAACATTGCTGATGAACTTCTGAGGTCATTGCAACTTGTCTTGAAGCTTGATGCCCGGGTTGCAGATGCATACTGTGAGCAGATTACTCAGGAGGTCAGTCGCCTTGTGAAGGCAAATGCTTCTCATATAAGATCTCAGTTAGGATGGCGGACAATTACATCACTGCTTTCCATCACAGCTAGACACATAGAAGCATCTGAGGCTGGGTTTGATGCACTATTGTTCATAATGTCTGACGGTACCCACTTGCTTCCAGCTAATTACATTCTGTGTGTAGATACTGCCAGGCAGTTTGCTGAGTCTCGTGTTGGACAAGCAGAGCGATCTGTGCGGGCACTAGATCTCATGGCAGGGTCTGTCAATTGCTTGGCCCAGTGGACTAGTGAGGCTAAGGGAGCAATGGAGGAGGAACAAATGTCTAAGTTGTCTCAGGATATCGGAGAGATGTGGTTGAGACTAGTACAAGGTCTAAGGAAGGTATGTTTAGACCAGAGAGAGGAGGTTAGAAATCATGCTTTATTATCGCTGCAGAAGTGCTTGACAGGGGCCGATGGCATTTATCTACCATACAGCTTGTGGTTGCAATGTTTTGATCTTGTGATCTTCACTGTGCTTGATGACCTGCTTGAGATTGCACAGGGACACTCTCAAAAGGACTACCGCAACATGGAAGGCACACTTATCTTAGCAATGAAGCTCTTGTCCAAAGtttttcttcaattactccCAGAATTATCACAATTGACAACCTTCTGTAAGCTATGGTTAGGTGTACTGACCAGaatggaaaaatatataaaggtgAAGGTTAGGGGGAAAAGAAGCGAGAAGCTTCAAGAGACAATGCCAGAGCTGCTTAAAAACTCCTTGCTTGTTATGAAGATGAGGGGTATACTGGCGCAGAGGAGTGCCTTGGGTGGTGATAGTCTGTGGGAACTTACATGGCTACACGTGAATAACATTTCACCATCATTGCAACTTGAGGTATTCCCTGAGCAGGATTCTGAGCATTTGCAGCACAAGCAGGGCGAATCAATAGGAGGTACGGTGCCTGATGAAAAGGTTTCCATGCCTTCAAGTGAAACAGCAAGCCGTGAAGATGCTGGCATTGTTGGTTGA
- the LOC100802549 gene encoding uncharacterized protein produces the protein MNHTRLESCHESPLKVYKFCFVPEKLGDMVILLIRFGILVCLVASISLALHSAFSKPDRWFPLPEHIRAVQNTSVIDNRPTNISHLQFGIAGSANTWHGRSNYTKLWWDPNTTRGYVWLDKKPKILHSDILVPPYQISRGWTRFKHVHSASAVRIARIVYESFKLGLPNVRWFVMGDDDTVFFTENLVTVLGKYDHNEMYYIGGNSESVEQDVMHSYNMAFGGGGFAISYALAAQLAKIMDGCLSRYFYFYGSDQRVWACIHEIGVPLTRENGFHQFDIRGNPYGFLAAHPLVPLVSLHHLDQLSPFFPNQTQLHSMKKLISAYHIDPARIVQQSICYDHKRRWSISISWGYTIQIYTKLLIAADLQMPLQTFQTWRSWKDGPFIFNTRPMSSDPCQQPARFFLDQATKVGKSGSITIYKRHEGKEAKCNREGTNNEEVQRIRVSALKLDPEYWKNVPRRHCCQLLGGGSIKNGSMNIRIKKCRPHETITI, from the exons atgaatcaCACTCGCTTGGAGTCTTGTCATGAATCTCCCCTTAAAGTATACAAATTCTGTTTTGTCCCAGAAAAACTTGGTGATATGGTTATACTCTTAATAAGGTTTGGCATTCTTGTGTGTCTTGTTGCATCCATATCACTTGCTCTCCACTCAGCATTCTCTAAACCAGACCGGTGGTTCCCGTTACCGGAGCATATTCGCGCCGTCCAGAATACTTCAGTCATTGACAACAGACCAAcaaacatctcacatcttcaATTTGGCATTGCTGGATCAGCAAACACGTGGCATGGCCGTAGCAACTACACTAAACTATGGTGGGATCCTAACACCACTAGAGGTTATGTTTGGCTTGACAAGAAGCCTAAGATTTTGCACAGTGACATATTAGTACCACCTTATCAAATCTCACGGGGCTGGACTCGGTTCAAGCACGTGCACTCAGCATCTGCTGTTCGGATAGCTCGGATAGTTTATGAGAGCTTTAAACTTGGTTTGCCAAATGTCAGGTGGTTTGTGATGGGAGATGATGATACCGTGTTCTTTACTGAGAACTTGGTTACTGTGTTAGGAAAATATGATCACAATGAAATGTATTATATTGGTGGGAATTCTGAGAGTGTGGAACAAGATGTGATGCATTCTTATAACATGGCATTTGGTGGTGGTGGATTTGCAATCAGTTATGCATTAGCAGCTCAACTAGCCAAAATAATGGATGGTTGTCTAAGTAGATACTTCTATTTTTATGGTTCTGATCAAAGAGTCTGGGCCTGTATTCATGAAATTGGGGTGCCCCTTACCAGAGAAAATGGATTCCACCAG TTTGACATAAGAGGAAATCCATATGGTTTTCTAGCAGCTCACCCCTTGGTACCACTTGTATCACTCCATCACCTTGACCAATTGAGCCCCTTCTTTCCCAACCAGACTCAATTACACTCAATGAAAAAGCTCATCAGTGCATACCACATTGACCCTGCCCGGATAGTGCAGCAAAGTATATGCTATGATCATAAGCGTAGATGGTCAATATCTATTTCATGGGGTTACACTATACAAATCTATACAAAATTGTTGATAGCAGCAGACTTGCAGATGCCATTGCAGACATTTCAGACTTGGCGAAGTTGGAAGGATGGTCCCTTCATATTCAATACTCGACCTATGAGCTCTGACCCGTGCCAGCAGCCAGCTAGGTTTTTCCTGGATCAGGCTACAAAGGTGGGAAAAAGTGGAAGTATCACTATCTACAAGAGACATGAAGGCAAGGAAGCAAAGTGCAACAGAGAAGGCACTAATAATGAGGAAGTGCAAAGAATTAGAGTTTCTGCCTTGAAGCTGGATCCAGAATATTGGAAGAAT GTACCCCGTAGGCATTGCTGTCAACTTTTGGGTGGTGGAAGCATAAAGAATGGCAGTATGAATATCAGGATTAAGAAGTGCAGACCTCATGAAACAATTACTATTTAG